The Wansuia hejianensis genomic interval GGACCGTCAGGTTCTGGAAGCCGGCCTGATCTGATTTCTCACCCAGGACAATCTCGGCGGTATCACTGTCGGTCTTTTCCGGCTGTCCTAGCAGCGTATATTTGAGATTTGCCGCGTTCTGCAGCCAGTATTCCTCCGCCGCCGGCACATTAGATGGACTCAGGTACGGCATCTTCGGATACTTCACCGTATATGTATAAGTGGTGTTCACCGGGGTTCCCGCCCCTATATACGCTCCGTCCTCAGATGCTGTTGCCGTGCGGTTCAATGTGATACTTGTATCTCCGGGAGTATAAGTATAATCCGTCCCCTGCTGGAGTGTCACCGTGGTTCCGTCACCGCTGCTCATGGATACATCTGTAATCTCTGCCGCCGCGCCGCCCTGGGGATAGCCGATATGCTCTCCATCATCATTCATCTGCCCGGAATCCGCCCCGGGAAGCACATCCTGGATCACAATGCCGGACGCCAGCTTCAGGCGTCCCATGCGGTCGGTATCACTGACCTTCCCGGAACTGTCTGTATTCTGAAGGTTTAGCGTATAGGGAACATAATAATAATCATCGTCAGAGGTCACAGTTCCTACAGATTTGGTGATGTCCCATCCGTCACTGGCTCTGACTGTCACCTTCGCTTCCTTGCCGCTGACCAGAGAGCCGGTCACCAGCGTGCCGTCACTGACGCTTCCTGTCAGCGTAGGATTCAGCTGGATCTCGGAACCTTCCTCCCACTCAAAATTAGAAGTCTGGAACTTAATCGTAATCCGGCGGCCAGTTCCTGTGGTCAGAGTCGTCTTAAGACCTATATAAAGTGTATTCCTCCTCACATAGGCCGACTGGACATCCTCACCGGTTACCGACAATCCGCCGATTCCTGCTTCATCGCCCACTACAGATAAGCGGTTAGCAAATGTCCCATCCAGAGGGATCTGAATCGTAACCGCGGTATAATTGGCTCCGCCCGTCAGGGGCAGAACCGTATATCCCAGTATATAGTCGAAGGTATCACCTGACTGTACATCCGCTGTCCGGTTTCCGCTTGTATTGATGGATGCCTCAAATTCAAAGTTCTTATTCTCCTCCGCCGCTGGCGCCGCGTAGCTTTTCAGGCTGTTCACAGCTGCCGGCCGGGAAGATTGTGTCTCAGAGGCAGCTTCCTGTGCAGGAGTAACCGCCGGTTCCTGTGTAGCCGCAGGCTCTTGCGTGACCGTGGGTTCCGGCGAAGTTACAGGGTCTGTCACCGGCCCGTCAGAGGGACTCACCGTTGGCGTCGCCGCACCGTTATCTGTTGTATCCTCCGCTGCCGATGACGAAGCCGATGTCTCCGTTCCGCTTCCAGCAGCATCTGCCATAACCGACAGCACGCTGGAGTTGGAAGTCAGCAGCATCAGCATTGTCAAAAAAACAGCTATTGTCCGTTTCATTTTACTCTTCATGCCTCTTCCTCCTATTTTTACCAATCTGAATGCCCTTCAAAACGACAACTGTATAGATACAGGTCACTGCCAGTCTTCTGGTTTCTCCTCTTCAGGCGCCATCGCCTCCATCGCTGAGTCCATCAGCTTCAGCAGCTCCAGGGCGCTGCGGAAAGGAAGGGTCTTTTTCTGCTCCACCCAGGTCACGTTGCCCTGCCAGGTGTGATTCTGCTTACATTTAATATCTACGACAAAGGACTGTCCGCCCATTTTCGCGGCTTTGTTCTTGAAATCTGCCATTCTTATACACCTTACCTTTCTATACTCCAGAGTATACAAAAGAAATCCGGAACCTTATGCAAACTGCTCCACGATTCATAATTTGTCTTCAGTATACTGCATCTCAGTCACGCAGTGGTCATACAGACGGAGGATTATTTCAATTTTTCCTTTAATATTAAGCCCAGGAGCTGTAAATCACTGGAAAACTTACCGGATACCTCACCCTCACTGTTATATACAAATCCCTGCCAGCTGCTGTGCAGCCTGGTGATGATCTGGATATCCACGGTCTTACACTCTCCCTTCAGCTCCCTGATTTCTTCAGATGTGTGATATCTGGGGGGATTCAGGCAAAAGCCGCCGGCAGTTGTGCCGGAGTTCTCCCGAAAGCTCCGGGATCTCCGGGTGGCCTGAGGCTTCCCGATCTGATCCAGCAGCTGGTCAATCAGGAGCAACAGCCCGGGAGTATCTCCGAAAGAATGAATATCCCGCAGGCCAACCCCTCCTATATAGCCAGAAACCTCCCCCTTTTCCAGATCCATCTGGTCTATACAGACCCGGAGAAATGTCGGCTGAAATTCCATATTTTTACCATCCATGGCTGACCCTCCTCTAATCCAGGTTCAATTCATCTAAACTATATTGAATTCGCACCTTCGCATGTTTTTTAATAGAATAAAAGTTATAGTTTATCCGGTCCAGCACCATCCGTGCGTTCTCATACTGACAGCCCGGAAGCATGACCAGAAACTGGCTTGTACTGTATCTCGTTACCACATCTCCCGAACGCAGCGAGTTCAGAAGGACCGCCTGCATCTGGTCCATTCCTCCGCTCATGACAGACAGGTATTCCACACTGCCTTTCTCCAGCTTTGCTTCCGTATGGAGCGTGATTATGGAAAGATAGATAGACATCCCGATCCTGCCCGCACGCCGCACTTCCAGTTCATAAGTCTTCTTAAATACACCGTACTCACAGTAAAAGGCCCCTCTTTTCTCCTTCGCCTCCCGCAATTCTTCCTGTATCACGTTCAAATCAGCTTCCTGGTCGTGAAGCTGTTTCATCATCTCATCATAAATCTCTTGCAGATCTTCTGAAGGCCTGACCCCCAGATTGTCATAGAGCAGTTCCACTGTCTCCCGGTAATGCTCCGCCGCCAGGCTCTGTTTATTACCGCCGATATACGCCCTGAGCAGGCAGCAGTGCAGCTCCTCATCCAGTGAATCCATCTCAATTGCCTTCCTGCAGATTCTCTCCATCTCTTCAAACTGGTTTTCCGCCTCAAGAAGCGTCGCCAGCTCTTTTACCACAGATAAAAACAGGCTGTGATAATAGACCGATAGGGACATGATCCAATACTCATCTGAAAATTCCGGCAAAAATCTTCCTTTATAAAGGGCCACCGCCTTTTTTTCTTTCAGAATCTTCTGCTCCGGATCGGACTCTTCCCTAGCCTCCGTACATAGCTTTTCAAATTCTTCAGCATCCACGCCGACAGGCAGTTCAGGGTTCCACTGATAACTGCCTTTGCCCGTAATGACAAAGTTCCTGTCTCCCCAGGTTTTCTTCAGTATATTGCGGAGGCGGTACATCAGATTCTTTAACGCACCCGCAGGGTTATCGCTCCTGTCATCCGGCCACAATACCTCTGCCAGCTCCTGGACACTGGTGTTTTTCCCACGGTGATAAATCATATAAGAAAGTAATTTTGTTACCATATCGGATCGTATCTGATCCTGACTCAGAGGCACGTTTTCTTCTGCCATCTGAAATTGTGCAAAAAACTGAGCATAGATCATATGCTGTTTCCTCCTGTCTTTTACCCGGACGCCATTAAACATCATTAACTGCTCCCATTTTATAATAATCTAAAAACCATTACAACTCTTTTATGAAAAGCCTCTAAAATCTTGTGCCTCCCCGCCCTGTTGTGGTATGATAAAATAGTTCTTAATCTGATATGGAAATATACACGAAGAAAGGAGAACGGTAATGCGCAGGCACCTGAATGGTCTGTTACTGACCTGTCTGCTTTCGGTTATATTGCTTTTTTGCAGCTGCGGCAACCAGAAGGATACCCCTTTAACCGGCCAGAACAGGCCAGGAAAAACCCCGGTATCTTCCCCTGCTGTTACTAAGCCCGCAGCTTCTGAGGCCCCCGCCGCCGGCAAATGGGACAATACGCCAAAAGTGCTGATCCCTGCAGCCGGCGGTAAGGCAGCCTTCCAGGAAGGAGGGCTTGAAATAGATGCTTCCCATACTGAAAATGGTTACATCATGGTGAGGTACAGCGGTCCCTCTGACAAGGTCAAATTCTTTGTCGTCACCCCTGATGACGTGCGCTACACCTACGACCTTCCGGTTTCTGAAGATTATATGGCACTTCCGCTGACTGGAGGAGACGGTACCTACACACTGGATGTGAGAGAACATGTGCAGGATAAGCTCTATTCCAACCTTTTTAAGCAGACAATAGACGTAAAACTGAAGGACGAATTCCAGCCCTTCCTTTACCCGAACCAGTACACCTGGTTCACTGCCTCCACCAAAGCAGTTATAAAAGCATCTGAACTGGCTGGCGGAGCGTCCGACGGCCTGGATGTCATCACAGCTGTCTATAATTACGTGATCACGCATGTTACCTATGATGAAGAGAAAGCCCGTACCGTACAGAGCGGCTATCTGCCTGATGTAGATGAGACTCTGGATACCGGTAAGGGGATCTGCTTTGATTACGCCGCTCTGATGACAGCGATGCTCCGTTCCCAGGGCATCCCCACCAAGCTGGAAATCGGTTATTCGGGAGATATCTACCATGCCTGGATCAGCACTTATATCAACGAAACCGGATGGATAGACAACATTATTCAGTTCGACGGGAAAAGCTGGTCTCTGATGGATCCGACCCTGGGCGCCTCGAATGATGCGTCAGATTTGCGTGATTACATCGGAGACGGAACCAACTATACTGTAAAATACTCCCGCTGACAGAGATGGAAAGGAGCCTTTATGACACACAAACAAAATCCTAAAAGT includes:
- a CDS encoding AfsR/SARP family transcriptional regulator, translating into MIYAQFFAQFQMAEENVPLSQDQIRSDMVTKLLSYMIYHRGKNTSVQELAEVLWPDDRSDNPAGALKNLMYRLRNILKKTWGDRNFVITGKGSYQWNPELPVGVDAEEFEKLCTEAREESDPEQKILKEKKAVALYKGRFLPEFSDEYWIMSLSVYYHSLFLSVVKELATLLEAENQFEEMERICRKAIEMDSLDEELHCCLLRAYIGGNKQSLAAEHYRETVELLYDNLGVRPSEDLQEIYDEMMKQLHDQEADLNVIQEELREAKEKRGAFYCEYGVFKKTYELEVRRAGRIGMSIYLSIITLHTEAKLEKGSVEYLSVMSGGMDQMQAVLLNSLRSGDVVTRYSTSQFLVMLPGCQYENARMVLDRINYNFYSIKKHAKVRIQYSLDELNLD
- a CDS encoding transglutaminase-like domain-containing protein, translating into MRRHLNGLLLTCLLSVILLFCSCGNQKDTPLTGQNRPGKTPVSSPAVTKPAASEAPAAGKWDNTPKVLIPAAGGKAAFQEGGLEIDASHTENGYIMVRYSGPSDKVKFFVVTPDDVRYTYDLPVSEDYMALPLTGGDGTYTLDVREHVQDKLYSNLFKQTIDVKLKDEFQPFLYPNQYTWFTASTKAVIKASELAGGASDGLDVITAVYNYVITHVTYDEEKARTVQSGYLPDVDETLDTGKGICFDYAALMTAMLRSQGIPTKLEIGYSGDIYHAWISTYINETGWIDNIIQFDGKSWSLMDPTLGASNDASDLRDYIGDGTNYTVKYSR